From Onychostoma macrolepis isolate SWU-2019 chromosome 05, ASM1243209v1, whole genome shotgun sequence:
AACACTCTGGTGTGGCTTGCATTCGTCTCTTTTACAACACTGACTCCTAGTGGTTTCTCCAGGTCACTTCACACAGGTGGTGTGGAAGGACACTAAGGAGGTGGGCGTTGGATTGGCCACTGATGGGAACGCAGTTTTTGTGGTGGGTCAGTACCTCCCAGCAGGAAACATCACAAATGCgggttattttgaaaaaaatgtctTACCGGCAGGCAGCAAAGTATATTCAAAGTCCACTGGCACAAGTGAGTAAACTTTCAAacaaaaagttatttcataatatccaagtcatattttttatattcttatTAAACTTtcttctcattattattattgttgttaatacacattatttttaaattattcataaaaatgataGAGAGTAAGTCCAATGTTAAATATAGTCTTTACAGTGAACATTCTAAAAGATGCTGTAGTAAAAGAGGTGCTGATGATCATTACGGTATagtaaatatttgatatatctGGCAACATTCAGCTGACAAAGTGGGGCAAGTGCATGGTGGCACTCATTCAAACAAAGCGCCCTCAGTTCCTCGCAGTACTGAAATAGCACCACCAGGGGGTCAAGGAGTGCGTCAAGTGCAAAGTGGCTTAAAGGGTAAGTTGGGTAAGGTTATTTGTTTCATGTAAATGCTGAATAGTGATTTCAGCACTTCTTTTTTGGTAGAATCATCTTCTttacacaaatacaaacaagGACTGTGGTTAAAACTGACCTTTCATCATATTTATCTAGGcttaatgtaaatgaaaaatgataGTCCATTCTTTGTACTCATGCTTTATGGCTTCTGAAATGAAGCATGTGCACCAcaacacattaataaaaaaggATATTAGAATGAAAAATTGTCTTTATTCTTTCAGTCAACATGGGATGTGCTATATGCACATCAACTAACTCTTTATGTTTGTCTTTAGCAGACAGCAACTTTGAAGCTGAGTTCCTGCAGACTCACAATGCATATCGCAAACAGCATGGAGCGCCGCCCCTCACCATAAACAAAAACCTGTGCAGCTCCGCTCAGGTATGGGCGGAGCATCTGCTGTCAATCACGACCCTCAAACACAGCAACAAGGACTACGGGGAAAATCTGTATTATGCTTGGAGTTCAGCTACCAAAAAACTCTCAGGTTAGCTTTCTGCTCGAAAAACCAGTCAATGAAGTCAAATTCTTCTAAGAGGCCAATCAAGGATAAATGCTATCAGTCATTTGATCTGATCAGTCATTTCCAGTTAAACCGTTCTGGTCAAAGTTGAATGCATTAGAATTGCAATCCATTATGCAGGTGTCAGAACTTTTTAACTTAATAACAGGACATTACACTGGAGATATATAAagtatttgtgttttgttttattaaacatgCTTTGTATTGCACACTGtgaacaaatccagtgttttagAAACAATTACATACCTTTTGTCTCACTCTCTTCAGGGCATGAAGCAGTGGAAAGCTGGTACAGTGAAATTAAAGATTACAACTTCAGCAGGCCTGGATTTAGCTCCAAAACAGGTGAATCCACCTTTAAACACTCTGGTGTGGCTTGCATTCGTCTCTTTTACAACACTGACTCCTAGTGGTTTCTCCAGGTCACTTCACACAGGTGGTGTGGAAGGACACTAAGGAGGTGGGCGTTGGATTGGCCACTGATGGGAACGCAGTTTTTGTGGTGGGTCAGTACCTCCCAGCAGGAAACATCACAAATGCgggttattttgaaaaaaatgtctTACCGGCAGGCAGCAAAGTAGATTCAAAGTCCACTGGCACAAGTGAGTAAACTTTCAAacaaaaagttatttcataatatccaagtcatatttttccattttgtttATATTCTTATTAAACTTtcttctcattattattattgttgttaataaacattattattattaaattattcataaaaatgataGAGAGTAGATCCAATGTTAAATATAGTCTTTACAGTGAACATTCTAAAAGATGCTGTAGTAAAAGAGGTGTTGATGATCATTACGGTATagtaaatatttgatatatctGGCAACATTCAGCTGACAAAGTGGGGCAAGTGCATGGTGGCACTCATTCAAACAAAGCGCCCTCAGTTCCTCGCAGTACTGAAATAGCACCACCAGGGGGTCAAGGAGTGCGTCAAGTGCAAAGTGGCTTAAAGGGTAAGTTGGGTAAGGTTATTTGTTTCATGTAAATGCTGAATAGTGATTTCAGCACTTCTTTTTTAGTAGAATCATCTTCTttacacaaatacaaacaagGACTGTGGTTAAAACTGACCTTTCATCATATTTATCTAGGcttaatgtaaatgaaaaatgataGTCCATTCTTTGTACTCATGCTTTATGGCTTCTGAAATGAAGCATGTGCACCAcaacacattaataaaaaaggATATTAGAATGAAAAATTGTCTTTATTCTTTCAGTCAACATGGGATGTGCTATATGCACATCAACTAACTCTTTATGTTTGTCTTTAGCAGACAGCAACTTTGAAGCTGAGTTCCTGCAGACTCACAATGCATATCGCAAACAGCATGGAGCGCCGCCCCTCaccataaacaaaaacttgtgcCGCTCCTCACAGGAGTGGGCTGAACACCTGCTGTCAATCAGGACCCTCATGCATAGTAATGGAGAGTATGGAGAGAATGTGTATTACGCTTGGAGCTCAGCTAACAAAAAACTCACAGGTCAGAGCTTGGCTTGTAGCACAGTTATTTCATCGCCACTGGTGTGTCATGcatgtttttagcattttatgtttgtaatttATACAGGACGTGAGGCAGTGGAAAGCTGGTACAGTGAAATTAAAGACTACAACTTCAGCAGACCTGGATTCACCTCCAAAACAGGTGAATCCATCTGTAAACACTCTGTGGTGGTTAGACATTTGCTCTAGTCTCTGTTCTGACATCTGTTGGTTTCTCCAGGTCACTTCACACAGGTGGTGTGGAAGGACACGAAGGAGGTGGGGGTTGGACTGGCCACTGATGGGAACACAACTTTTGTAGTGGGTCAGTACCTCCCAGCAGGAAACATCAGCAATGCTGGATATTTTGAAAGAAACGTTCTGCCAGCAGGCTCCAAAGCAGACTTCAAACCCTCCCCGTCTGGTGAGTTTGGTGTGACTATATGTGCATGGATGTAatactgaataaaaatgtagactacatacatttttgttatattcatattcatatattcatattgTATACTCATATATAATTGATTAGACCCTTATTGTACAATTTTTTTGGTGTTCAGCTGACAGAGTTGGACAAGTACTTGCTGCTCTCAGCATCAAGTCAAACCAATTGCCTTCATCACCTCACAGTTCTGGACCAGCACCACGTAAGAGTCAGTGTCCGCAGAGCAGCAGTTCAGAAGGTAAGCACTCAAACAGAGACTGTGGAAGCTTATTTTGACCACATTAGAAAAAAGCATGCTTTGATAAATCAGAATTATGATGTAAAAAGTCATTAGTatgaagtcaaaattatgacaaaaagtggGAATAAAATTGTGAGATTAGAAGTCattatgagtttgtttgtttttttgtcataattatgactttttaaacctcataactgatttttttatgtCACAATTTTGATTCTATCTTATAGCTTTAACTTTTTAATACCAAAGCATGACTTTGTATGTGGCAGAAAGTGGTTTCCAAAAGAAACAGAATTGCTTTTTTCATAGAGGTTGAACAAACTATTTGAACCACATTCTGATTATCACATCACAcccattttgcatttatttggtaTCAACTGAAAAAATCCAGAATAAATGCTTTCTGTCAGATAAAGAAATTTTAAGAAATTTTAGAAATTTTAAATCTTTGCCGATATGTCCTTATTCAAAAACTATTAGGGATTTTAATTAGTAGTTACAGTAATTGGTATTAAATTTGAGAAGTTCAGCTCTAAAAACAGCACTATTAGATGAATAGACAGTATGTGCAcaatataatttgaaataatgttAAATGTGAAGTCCCAAGTCTAATTTTCCACTCACAAGGATTCACAGTTCTTTCTTTTCCTGTGATGAAGGTGAGAACTTGTCCCAGTTTCGTCAGTCTCTCCTTGAAGCTCAAAATGATTACAGACGGCAACATGGAGCACGGCCTCTGTCACTGTGCTCCGTCCTCAGTAAAGAGGCTCAGGATTGGGCAGCACATCTGATTAGCATTAATGCCCTAAAGAACAGCAGCAAAGGTTATGGAGAGGCTATGTCATACATGTGGACGTCCACCATGGTGCCTCCAACAGGTAAACTGGTTATTCCCCCGGGTGGGCCTATTTAAGGAACTGTTAATAATTACAACATTTATAGAACAACTGATAATTTTTAACTATAGGAAAAGCGGTTGCTGAATCATGGTACAAGGAAAATGTGAAGTACAACTTTGCAAACCCTGGCTTTCAGAATGGAACTGGTAGGCTTTTTGCACTCATATCAGCTGAAgagtttaaaacagttaaatcTATAAAGTAAGATGGCAAATATTGAGCACATAAGAAATGGTAATGTTAATTTACATTTCTAAGGCAATACAATCAAATTATAGTTAAAGTTATATTACAATCAATCACAAtccataaatgaaaatgtggGTCAGAAAAACCATATAAAAGTTTTATATGTGCATAGGTAACTTCACCCAGATGATCTGGAGGTCTACAGAGCAGGTTGGGGTCGGCCTGGCATCAGATGGAAAGGGCAAATTTATTACTGTGGCCTTTTACAAACCTTCTGGCAACATTACCAACCCTGGCTACTTCGAGGATAATGTCAAACCTGCTGGAAGGTGATCTGTTGAATACGAAGCATTAAGTtggttttatgcattttatttatgcagtttttaaaaaatgatccAAGATGTAACAGAAAGTCAATCGTCTGAATATATTCCGTATACATAAACTTTGAGAgtatgattgttttattttttatgcttttttattGCTTGGTTCTGGTATTCTCATTCTTTGCTGAGGTGGTATTCCTTCCTTCACTGTGACTTATAATGTATAGAAAGAGACTTATAATGTATAGGAAGATGATAAATCCTAATAaattctcaaaatatatttttgacaaaGACAATGCAAATGTTCTGTCTGTGTAGTCTTTTATCTCTTTCCCAAACGCACACACATCCACACAGATTGGAttccaaaataaatatgtgCATCGACATATGCATCTAGATGTGAACACTTATCTTGCACAGCCCCAGAGAACTTGGGTGGGAATGCAAAACTGAAATGACAAGGTGTCATGTTGCGTGAGCATCTCGTTACATTGTGTTGATGGCGAAACATGAGATGCTCTTATCTTCACTTTTACATGCCCTCCTTCATAAACACTCACCCTGAATAACATAAAGGTCAAAAACTCCTTTGATAAACTGATATGTATATACCTTTACTGGGGTTGAGGTTTTGTAGAAATATAGTGCCTGTTGGCCAAAAAGAAGCTTCCTTATTAAAGAAAATATCAGTAATATAGTGTTTAagataaaattttcattttaaaagtataagagcattgcattttaaataggAGTATGCAAAAGAGTGACAAGTGACAATATCCAAGGAAGGCACTGAGGATTTTTTTCAGACCCAtgcatttgttaataaaattttgacTTTAATGTGTTTTAGGTCTGTTCCAACTTCAATAGAACAAGGAAATTAACATAGAATGAAcaaaggctgtttttttttttgtgtatgttggagatcaaacaaagaaaaactagCTCTGTTTTGCATTTCCTTGGTCATGAATGTACATTACATAAAGTAGACATGTATCACTGTAGGAGTCTGAAAGTAGGCCTCTGTGTGTGGAGAGTTTCTATAGCAGTACTGCTGTTTCTAtagagctgtttttgttgtggcTTTGGATGGTGGGGTATGTTTTCCAGCTAGGTTAGCTTTCCTCATAGGGATCACCATCAACAGGTGGGAAGCGAAAACAGGGTAAAGCCTTGACTAAAAAAAAAGACCTGTAAACCAGAGTGTGTGGAAAACAAGcctgaaatattttatatttatgtgtcaaattaaactaaactaaagaaGGTGAAATCATAAAGTTTCAGGTCATAAGCTACAGGGAGTGTGCATGATGTCCCACGTTGCCTATTCAAAGTTCCTGtccagcttcttttttttttcctggttaaaaagaagtgtgtgtgtgtgtgtgtgtgtgtgtgtgtgtgtgtgtgtgtgtgtgtgtgtgtgcaaagcaGCTGCTGCTGCTAGTGTCGTTACACCTTGAGTGTTAATCAATAATGCAGTGCATAGTTTTGCCTTActtacttacacacacacacacacacagcctctcAAATTCAGATTTTCCCCATCCCTGAGGGAGTACCTCATTCACACATCAGTGTCCTAGTTTCGATGAGTGCTGCTGAATATTGAGCAGAGGACATGCattaatacaaaaaacattaacacTTAATATCTTGAAAATATACTAAAAGCttggggttggtaagaattGCTAATGATTTTGAATCTCTTCTGTGTTCActaaggcttcatttatttgatcaaaaacacagtacagtaatattgttttaatatatttagggTCCAAGCCAGAAAGCTCATAAATGGGCGTGGAAGAGgcactctatagcgccaccttttgtcaaaagtttgggggttAGTTTTAGCTACAGACACCAGGCCGGTcaactttctaatttacagtcattagctacgaccaacaggaagtcggctatttttattttaatgtttgttttttgagaaaacaggctgtaaataaactcatactcctccaagcagaaacaagtagttcacaccaaactttgtcaacatgatgccaatatactgaagattttaaattgcggacggatttaggatatctcgaacggtgtggtaatggtgatttattaaagtaacagtaaaacaaatagcagtaattttcttatatctttaaagtgcagtttccaaacacttcaaaactttttacataaatataaaaagtcattctgag
This genomic window contains:
- the glipr2 gene encoding GLI pathogenesis-related 2 isoform X1 → MAGNSFEAEFLQTHNAYRKQHGAPPLTINKNLCRSAQVWAEHLLSITTLKHSNKDYGENLYYAWSSATKKLSGHEAVERWYSEIKEYNFSRPGFSSKTGHFTQVVWKDTKEVGVGLATDGNAVFVVGQYLPAGNITNAGYFEKNVLPAGSKVYSKSTGTTDKVGQVHGGTHSNKAPSVPRSTEIAPPGGQGVRQVQSGLKADSNFEAEFLQTHNAYRKQHGAPPLTINKNLCSSAQVWAEHLLSITTLKHSNKDYGENLYYAWSSATKKLSGHEAVESWYSEIKDYNFSRPGFSSKTGHFTQVVWKDTKEVGVGLATDGNAVFVVGQYLPAGNITNAGYFEKNVLPAGSKVDSKSTGTTDKVGQVHGGTHSNKAPSVPRSTEIAPPGGQGVRQVQSGLKADSNFEAEFLQTHNAYRKQHGAPPLTINKNLCRSSQEWAEHLLSIRTLMHSNGEYGENVYYAWSSANKKLTGREAVESWYSEIKDYNFSRPGFTSKTGHFTQVVWKDTKEVGVGLATDGNTTFVVGQYLPAGNISNAGYFERNVLPAGSKADFKPSPSADRVGQVLAALSIKSNQLPSSPHSSGPAPRKSQCPQSSSSEGENLSQFRQSLLEAQNDYRRQHGARPLSLCSVLSKEAQDWAAHLISINALKNSSKGYGEAMSYMWTSTMVPPTGKAVAESWYKENVKYNFANPGFQNGTGNFTQMIWRSTEQVGVGLASDGKGKFITVAFYKPSGNITNPGYFEDNVKPAGR
- the glipr2 gene encoding GLI pathogenesis-related 2 isoform X2: MAGNSFEAEFLQTHNAYRKQHGAPPLTINKNLCRSAQVWAEHLLSITTLKHSNKDYGENLYYAWSSATKKLSGHEAVERWYSEIKEYNFSRPGFSSKTGHFTQVVWKDTKEVGVGLATDGNAVFVVGQYLPAGNITNAGYFEKNVLPAGSKVYSKSTGTTDKVGQVHGGTHSNKAPSVPRSTEIAPPGGQGVRQVQSGLKADSNFEAEFLQTHNAYRKQHGAPPLTINKNLCSSAQVWAEHLLSITTLKHSNKDYGENLYYAWSSATKKLSGHEAVESWYSEIKDYNFSRPGFSSKTGHFTQVVWKDTKEVGVGLATDGNAVFVVGQYLPAGNITNAGYFEKNVLPAGSKVDSKSTGTTDKVGQVHGGTHSNKAPSVPRSTEIAPPGGQGVRQVQSGLKDSNFEAEFLQTHNAYRKQHGAPPLTINKNLCRSSQEWAEHLLSIRTLMHSNGEYGENVYYAWSSANKKLTGREAVESWYSEIKDYNFSRPGFTSKTGHFTQVVWKDTKEVGVGLATDGNTTFVVGQYLPAGNISNAGYFERNVLPAGSKADFKPSPSADRVGQVLAALSIKSNQLPSSPHSSGPAPRKSQCPQSSSSEGENLSQFRQSLLEAQNDYRRQHGARPLSLCSVLSKEAQDWAAHLISINALKNSSKGYGEAMSYMWTSTMVPPTGKAVAESWYKENVKYNFANPGFQNGTGNFTQMIWRSTEQVGVGLASDGKGKFITVAFYKPSGNITNPGYFEDNVKPAGR
- the glipr2 gene encoding GLI pathogenesis-related 2 isoform X3; protein product: MAGNSFEAEFLQTHNAYRKQHGAPPLTINKNLCRSAQVWAEHLLSITTLKHSNKDYGENLYYAWSSATKKLSGHEAVERWYSEIKEYNFSRPGFSSKTGHFTQVVWKDTKEVGVGLATDGNAVFVVGQYLPAGNITNAGYFEKNVLPAGSKVYSKSTGTTDKVGQVHGGTHSNKAPSVPRSTEIAPPGGQGVRQVQSGLKDSNFEAEFLQTHNAYRKQHGAPPLTINKNLCSSAQVWAEHLLSITTLKHSNKDYGENLYYAWSSATKKLSGHEAVESWYSEIKDYNFSRPGFSSKTGHFTQVVWKDTKEVGVGLATDGNAVFVVGQYLPAGNITNAGYFEKNVLPAGSKVDSKSTGTTDKVGQVHGGTHSNKAPSVPRSTEIAPPGGQGVRQVQSGLKADSNFEAEFLQTHNAYRKQHGAPPLTINKNLCRSSQEWAEHLLSIRTLMHSNGEYGENVYYAWSSANKKLTGREAVESWYSEIKDYNFSRPGFTSKTGHFTQVVWKDTKEVGVGLATDGNTTFVVGQYLPAGNISNAGYFERNVLPAGSKADFKPSPSADRVGQVLAALSIKSNQLPSSPHSSGPAPRKSQCPQSSSSEGENLSQFRQSLLEAQNDYRRQHGARPLSLCSVLSKEAQDWAAHLISINALKNSSKGYGEAMSYMWTSTMVPPTGKAVAESWYKENVKYNFANPGFQNGTGNFTQMIWRSTEQVGVGLASDGKGKFITVAFYKPSGNITNPGYFEDNVKPAGR